In a single window of the Anaplasma platys genome:
- a CDS encoding ribonuclease E/G, producing MSSGASGKRILVDAVYADEVRVAVLDEGKVVEFDQELKDRKQVRGGNVYYAVVRRIEPSLQAVFIEYGVGKHGFLPFSEISVEHFQLPPGEKEELTQSVYGDDTDLEEIVDEDVVVPDEAAVAGVGCSVDEKAQLATEDDRDGKRGSTAARNGKSKPVLHKMYKVQNVIKVDQKLMVQIIKEERGSKCATFSTYIVLAGRYCIFMPNSGSRNSGVSRRIEDCDNRKNLKKFISAMKLPKEAGVIIRTAGDNKSQREIEQDLKYLQHTWKEICDACASVESPTLLYVEADIIKRTLRDFCNESVHDVVVAGSQAYSVVKEYAKSMFGNKLRVRMYKGSVPVFTHYRVSAQILELYSDKIYLPSGGYLVITPTEALVSIDVNSGRMTGEDSIEETAYRTNMEAVKEIARQVNLRGLSGLIVIDFIDMIKYRYCRAVEAEIREAFKGDRAKVQFGYISAFGLMEISRQRVKQSILETSTMQCSHCKGVGRVRTLESISASILRDIRYLASKNAERVIAVSLNPRVLAYIFNNKRKHISDIEVELKVLIRLDFDESAALADFNIRTESGYTNAVTEEFVVPACGPGSPVTTIEEKVGEGADSTEEQPQLNVEQNITDSSWVRKWLTRALEAVS from the coding sequence GTGTCTAGTGGTGCTAGTGGAAAGAGAATATTGGTTGATGCAGTATATGCAGATGAGGTGAGGGTCGCCGTTCTTGATGAAGGTAAGGTAGTCGAATTTGATCAGGAACTAAAGGATAGGAAGCAAGTTCGTGGTGGGAATGTATATTATGCCGTAGTTAGGCGTATAGAGCCGTCACTTCAGGCGGTGTTTATTGAGTATGGCGTTGGAAAACACGGGTTCCTGCCGTTTTCCGAAATATCTGTTGAGCATTTTCAGCTTCCTCCAGGGGAAAAGGAGGAGCTTACCCAGAGTGTGTACGGTGATGATACAGATCTTGAAGAAATTGTGGACGAGGACGTTGTCGTGCCTGATGAGGCAGCGGTTGCGGGTGTGGGGTGTTCTGTTGACGAGAAGGCTCAGCTAGCTACCGAAGATGATCGTGATGGGAAGAGGGGTTCTACAGCGGCTAGGAATGGCAAGTCCAAGCCTGTTTTGCACAAGATGTACAAGGTGCAGAACGTGATTAAAGTGGATCAAAAACTGATGGTGCAGATCATCAAAGAAGAACGCGGTAGTAAGTGTGCTACTTTCTCGACTTACATAGTCCTGGCGGGCAGGTATTGCATTTTTATGCCCAATTCAGGCAGTAGAAACAGTGGGGTATCGCGGCGCATAGAGGATTGTGATAACAGGAAGAATCTGAAAAAATTTATCAGCGCCATGAAGCTTCCCAAAGAAGCCGGGGTAATAATACGCACTGCCGGCGATAATAAATCGCAGCGAGAAATAGAACAAGATTTGAAGTACTTACAGCATACGTGGAAAGAAATATGCGATGCTTGCGCTTCAGTGGAAAGTCCTACTTTGTTATATGTTGAAGCCGACATAATAAAGAGGACACTTAGGGATTTTTGTAATGAGAGTGTTCATGATGTGGTGGTGGCGGGAAGTCAGGCGTACAGCGTCGTAAAGGAATATGCTAAGTCGATGTTTGGCAATAAGCTGCGGGTCAGAATGTACAAGGGTAGCGTTCCGGTGTTCACACACTATCGTGTTAGTGCGCAGATTCTGGAGTTGTATAGCGACAAGATTTATCTCCCCTCGGGTGGTTATTTAGTGATCACTCCAACGGAGGCGCTGGTTTCTATAGATGTAAACTCAGGAAGGATGACTGGTGAAGATAGCATAGAGGAGACCGCTTATAGAACGAATATGGAGGCGGTGAAGGAGATTGCTAGGCAAGTTAACCTCCGTGGTCTTTCGGGCCTTATAGTCATAGACTTTATAGATATGATCAAATATCGCTATTGTCGCGCAGTGGAAGCGGAAATACGCGAGGCGTTCAAAGGAGATCGTGCCAAGGTCCAGTTCGGGTACATAAGTGCTTTTGGCCTTATGGAAATCTCTAGGCAGCGGGTTAAACAGAGCATACTCGAGACAAGCACTATGCAGTGCTCACATTGTAAAGGTGTTGGCCGGGTTAGAACTCTGGAATCAATCTCAGCCAGCATACTTAGGGACATAAGGTATCTTGCGAGTAAGAATGCAGAGCGGGTCATAGCTGTGTCTCTTAACCCCAGGGTTTTAGCTTATATCTTCAACAACAAGCGCAAGCACATTAGTGACATAGAAGTGGAGCTAAAGGTGCTTATCAGGTTAGACTTTGATGAAAGTGCTGCTCTTGCGGACTTTAACATCAGAACCGAAAGCGGCTATACCAACGCTGTTACCGAAGAATTTGTTGTTCCAGCTTGTGGTCCAGGATCGCCTGTTACTACTATTGAGGAGAAAGTAGGAGAGGGGGCTGATTCTACGGAAGAACAGCCGCAGTTGAATGTGGAGCAAAATATTACAGATTCTTCTTGGGTCAGGAAGTGGTTAACTCGAGCTCTTGAAGCGGTGTCCTGA
- a CDS encoding type II toxin-antitoxin system RatA family toxin translates to MSGSRNGFSEEEVLNFPAEALFSVVLDVERYPEFLPWCKSVVVLSRKQEFMLVELVAGFMSLEGKYTSRVSYSAPSETKPGYIRARSEDGVFRSLNCEWLFTPSGNGATVVKFDVGFSFKSSVLQFAFDMASTAVKSHITSAFRKRAYQLLG, encoded by the coding sequence ATGTCTGGGTCGAGAAATGGGTTTAGCGAAGAAGAAGTGCTTAATTTTCCCGCAGAGGCCCTGTTTTCTGTTGTTCTGGATGTTGAGCGTTACCCGGAGTTTCTTCCTTGGTGCAAAAGCGTAGTTGTCCTGAGCCGCAAGCAGGAATTCATGCTTGTGGAGCTAGTAGCGGGGTTTATGTCTCTGGAAGGGAAGTACACTTCCAGAGTCAGCTATTCTGCTCCCTCTGAAACAAAGCCCGGCTATATTCGCGCGAGGTCTGAAGATGGCGTGTTCAGGTCCTTAAACTGTGAGTGGCTCTTTACTCCTAGTGGTAATGGGGCTACCGTAGTGAAATTTGATGTCGGTTTTTCCTTCAAGAGCAGTGTGTTACAATTTGCCTTTGATATGGCTTCTACTGCCGTGAAATCGCATATTACAAGTGCATTCAGGAAGCGTGCTTACCAGTTGTTAGGTTGA
- the ffh gene encoding signal recognition particle protein has protein sequence MFDSLTKGLSSALQKLSGKREISSKDFDLVMEDITQALLDADVNLNVVDEFMDNVRGKIVGGGVVKGVSSGQMIIKRIEECLIEVLGNEKSALNLTGKVPAIIMMVGLQGVGKTTNTVKVALKLKKSGKSPLVASLDIYRPAAQEQLQVLADKVAISNLPIVTGEKPLDIAKRALAEAKKGNHDVLLLDTAGRLHIDQEMIDELKVIKEEMSPAETILVVDSLMGQDAVVVVRKFNEELELTGTIFTRADGDSRGGAILSMKMVAGCPIKFMSTGEKPEDLDDFYPDRVARRILNMGDVASLVEKAVEAVGQETIDDLQSKAKKGKFDLDDLVIQLKALNKMGGIANIMKFIPAFGHDVKRKVAGIADDSKVDMYIAIINSMTKRERANPDILNGARKTRIAKGAGVKVDVVNALLKQYNQMKAMIGKFSQMKMDKMAESDIMKLLKHK, from the coding sequence ATGTTTGACTCTTTAACTAAAGGGCTATCTTCTGCGTTGCAAAAATTAAGCGGCAAGCGTGAAATATCCAGTAAGGACTTTGATCTTGTTATGGAGGACATAACGCAAGCGCTGTTGGACGCTGACGTTAACCTAAATGTTGTAGATGAATTCATGGACAACGTTAGGGGAAAGATAGTTGGGGGAGGCGTCGTCAAGGGAGTTTCCTCTGGCCAGATGATAATAAAGCGCATAGAAGAGTGCCTTATTGAGGTTTTGGGCAATGAAAAAAGTGCGCTTAACCTTACGGGTAAGGTGCCAGCCATAATAATGATGGTTGGTCTTCAAGGTGTGGGAAAGACCACTAACACGGTAAAAGTAGCTCTCAAGCTTAAGAAGAGCGGTAAATCGCCGTTGGTTGCATCATTAGACATATATAGGCCTGCTGCGCAGGAGCAGTTACAGGTTTTGGCTGATAAAGTTGCGATTAGCAACCTACCTATAGTTACCGGAGAAAAACCACTTGATATTGCAAAACGGGCACTTGCGGAGGCTAAGAAGGGTAATCATGATGTTTTACTGTTAGATACTGCCGGTAGACTGCATATAGACCAAGAGATGATCGATGAGCTCAAGGTTATAAAAGAGGAGATGTCACCTGCAGAGACTATCTTGGTTGTTGACTCTTTGATGGGACAAGATGCCGTTGTTGTTGTACGCAAGTTTAACGAGGAGCTAGAGCTAACTGGAACTATATTTACGCGTGCAGACGGTGATTCTAGGGGTGGCGCCATATTGTCTATGAAAATGGTCGCTGGATGCCCGATAAAGTTTATGTCTACCGGGGAAAAGCCTGAGGATCTTGATGATTTTTATCCTGACAGAGTAGCCCGTAGGATTCTCAACATGGGAGATGTTGCGTCATTAGTGGAGAAGGCAGTTGAGGCAGTTGGCCAGGAAACGATAGATGATCTGCAATCCAAGGCTAAAAAGGGGAAATTCGATCTGGATGACCTAGTTATTCAGCTGAAAGCGCTTAACAAAATGGGCGGCATTGCCAATATCATGAAGTTTATTCCCGCTTTTGGGCATGACGTAAAGCGCAAGGTTGCGGGCATTGCTGATGATAGCAAGGTGGACATGTACATAGCCATAATAAATTCCATGACCAAAAGAGAGAGAGCAAACCCTGACATCCTCAATGGTGCGCGAAAAACCAGGATCGCCAAGGGTGCGGGGGTAAAGGTAGATGTTGTGAATGCGTTGCTTAAGCAGTACAATCAAATGAAGGCCATGATAGGCAAGTTTAGTCAGATGAAGATGGATAAGATGGCGGAGTCTGACATAATGAAATTGCTGAAACACAAGTAG
- a CDS encoding proton-conducting transporter membrane subunit has translation MGLELYNVVFEGLSTVRGLFSHRDGAFLFDLDHVSALVCACFLALLGIVLAARGSLREVFAALLYAVSGVAALCASSLMQVVEFFEVMAIAALLLIAFGGREGENSHAVLHYACVHFLSGVMLLVGAIQYSYLGSLEGVPRLLFMGGLLISASSFPLAAWVLRAYSQVSAFGFMVLPLFTTKAALFILLSMFHGETVILYLGMLTAVYAVVFAVIEENSRNLVSYGIVGQMGLLLMSVGCGVVPKSVLVAQLSFAVLCQLLFILVTEHNMPRSEQSGKTPSRIRLASVEMLGLVVALLNMASFPGTVSFASSQLAGYHSSIEDFSYAVYQYTHPVLVLGLFMCVGLKFLSIASARKESTGALGAGNLCSKTAIVLLSIIVVLLGIFYGQGMVLPDHKLTYTLNNVVTRVAVIAASIACFVLFRRLFQGRYQSAAGEGWLYIGFFKLVNKAKNFASFARETVDGYNLNGDMFGVELGEQDAVLSSREPTGLISSVLLFVMLCICVGMGLCLTL, from the coding sequence ATGGGTTTGGAGTTATACAACGTGGTGTTTGAGGGGTTGTCCACGGTTCGTGGGCTGTTCTCACATCGCGATGGGGCATTTCTATTCGACTTAGATCATGTGTCGGCATTGGTGTGTGCGTGTTTCCTGGCGCTGTTGGGCATAGTCTTGGCGGCTAGGGGGAGTTTAAGAGAGGTATTTGCTGCTCTACTATATGCTGTTAGCGGTGTTGCCGCGTTATGTGCTTCCAGTCTTATGCAGGTTGTTGAGTTTTTCGAGGTTATGGCAATAGCTGCACTATTGCTCATAGCGTTTGGTGGCCGTGAGGGGGAGAATTCCCATGCTGTGTTGCATTATGCATGTGTGCACTTTTTATCGGGTGTTATGTTGCTGGTGGGTGCAATACAGTATTCATATCTGGGGAGCCTGGAAGGAGTGCCAAGGCTGCTATTTATGGGGGGATTGTTGATCAGCGCGTCGTCATTTCCATTGGCTGCATGGGTGCTCAGGGCATATTCCCAAGTGTCAGCGTTTGGGTTTATGGTTTTGCCATTATTCACCACCAAAGCGGCCTTGTTTATCCTATTGAGTATGTTTCACGGTGAGACTGTCATTTTGTATTTGGGAATGCTAACAGCAGTTTATGCGGTGGTATTTGCTGTTATTGAGGAGAATAGTAGGAATCTGGTGTCCTATGGTATAGTAGGGCAAATGGGTCTACTCTTAATGTCTGTAGGATGTGGGGTAGTACCGAAGTCAGTGCTGGTAGCTCAGCTGTCATTTGCGGTATTGTGCCAACTGTTGTTTATCCTGGTTACGGAGCATAATATGCCGCGCAGTGAGCAATCTGGCAAAACGCCCTCCCGTATTCGTTTGGCGTCTGTTGAGATGTTGGGGCTCGTGGTAGCATTGTTAAATATGGCTAGCTTCCCGGGAACGGTGAGTTTTGCGTCTAGTCAACTCGCGGGTTACCATTCCAGCATAGAGGATTTTAGCTACGCCGTTTACCAGTATACCCATCCGGTGCTGGTGCTTGGGCTGTTTATGTGTGTGGGATTGAAATTTTTGAGTATCGCCAGCGCAAGAAAGGAATCTACTGGGGCTTTGGGTGCCGGGAATTTGTGCTCCAAAACAGCAATAGTGCTTCTGTCAATTATTGTGGTGCTATTAGGAATATTTTACGGTCAGGGAATGGTTTTGCCCGATCATAAATTGACATATACGCTAAATAATGTGGTGACAAGGGTAGCGGTTATTGCTGCTTCAATAGCGTGCTTTGTTTTGTTTAGGCGTTTATTCCAGGGTAGATACCAGTCTGCCGCGGGGGAGGGATGGTTATACATCGGGTTCTTCAAGCTGGTGAACAAGGCTAAGAATTTTGCGTCATTCGCGCGTGAAACAGTAGACGGATACAATCTTAACGGAGATATGTTTGGCGTTGAGCTTGGGGAACAAGACGCGGTTTTGAGTTCAAGAGAGCCTACAGGCCTGATTAGTTCGGTGTTACTTTTTGTGATGTTGTGTATTTGTGTTGGTATGGGCTTATGTTTGACTCTTTAA
- the dnaK gene encoding molecular chaperone DnaK, with amino-acid sequence MAAERIIGIDLGTTNSCVAVMEAGTAKVIENSEGARTTPSVVAFTDSERLVGELAKRQANINAQNTIYASKRIIGRRYDDMRDVKCSYEIFPAKNGDAWIRAKGEGYSPVQIGAFVLEKIKETAERYFGAPVKKAVITVPAYFNDAQRQATKDAGTIAGLDVVRIINEPTAAALAYGLDKGSGQKTIVVYDLGGGTFDVSVLEIADGVFEVKATNGDTRLGGEDFDNAIMEHMMETFKKETGISLQNDPMAVQRIKEAAEKAKIELSTRLETDITLPFISSDSTGAKHLSLKLTRAKFESLVDELIERTIEPCKKALSDAGIKDGSKVDEVVLVGGMTRMPKVVQRVKDFFGKEPCKGVNPDEVVAVGAAIQGGILTGDVRDVLLLDVAPLSLGIETLGGVFTPLIERNTTIPTKKSQVFSTAEDGQTAVTIKVFQGERKMAVDNKLLGQFSLEGIPSAPRGIPQIEVTFDIDANGIVHVSAKDKASGKEQTIKIQSSGGLSDEEIQKMVKDAQDRAEEDEKRKKHVELKNSSESLIHSVEKSLKDYGDKVSESDKSSIEGAVKDLRECLASGDSGVEGMQQKYDALMSLSMKLGEAAYANKASEGGASTEGSGAADSGNPEERVVDSEYQEINKDEGKKDT; translated from the coding sequence ATGGCGGCTGAGCGTATTATAGGCATAGATCTAGGAACTACAAATTCCTGTGTTGCTGTTATGGAGGCAGGTACTGCGAAGGTAATTGAAAATAGCGAAGGTGCCAGAACTACCCCCTCGGTTGTGGCTTTTACTGATAGTGAGAGGCTGGTGGGGGAGCTAGCAAAGCGCCAGGCTAATATCAATGCTCAGAATACCATATATGCTAGTAAGAGAATTATAGGTCGCAGATATGATGACATGAGGGACGTGAAGTGTTCCTATGAGATCTTTCCTGCAAAGAATGGGGACGCTTGGATCAGAGCTAAGGGTGAGGGGTATTCCCCGGTTCAAATAGGAGCGTTTGTCCTGGAAAAGATCAAAGAAACTGCTGAACGTTATTTTGGCGCTCCAGTTAAGAAGGCGGTTATTACCGTTCCGGCATATTTCAACGATGCTCAGAGACAAGCTACAAAGGATGCAGGCACTATTGCCGGCTTAGATGTGGTTAGGATTATAAATGAGCCTACTGCAGCGGCGTTGGCCTATGGTTTGGATAAAGGTAGTGGACAGAAAACCATAGTCGTATATGACCTCGGTGGTGGTACGTTCGATGTGTCGGTCCTTGAGATAGCTGATGGGGTGTTCGAAGTTAAGGCAACTAACGGTGATACCAGGCTTGGTGGTGAGGACTTTGATAATGCCATTATGGAACACATGATGGAGACCTTCAAAAAGGAAACTGGTATAAGCTTGCAGAATGATCCAATGGCGGTGCAGCGCATCAAAGAAGCTGCGGAAAAAGCTAAGATAGAGCTTTCTACAAGACTGGAAACGGACATAACTTTGCCTTTTATATCTAGTGATAGTACTGGTGCTAAACACCTGAGCTTGAAGCTGACTAGGGCTAAGTTTGAAAGTTTAGTTGATGAGCTTATCGAACGCACAATAGAGCCGTGCAAGAAGGCATTGAGTGATGCTGGAATAAAGGATGGTAGCAAGGTAGACGAAGTTGTACTCGTTGGTGGCATGACTCGTATGCCCAAGGTTGTGCAGAGGGTTAAGGATTTTTTTGGTAAAGAGCCCTGCAAGGGAGTAAATCCGGATGAGGTTGTGGCGGTGGGTGCCGCGATCCAGGGTGGTATCCTTACGGGCGATGTGCGCGACGTGCTGCTGTTGGACGTTGCGCCACTATCTCTTGGTATCGAAACTTTGGGAGGTGTATTTACGCCACTTATTGAGCGCAATACCACAATTCCTACCAAGAAGTCTCAGGTGTTTTCAACTGCGGAGGATGGGCAAACCGCTGTTACCATTAAGGTCTTCCAGGGGGAGCGCAAGATGGCTGTTGATAACAAGTTGCTTGGGCAATTCAGCCTGGAAGGAATTCCGTCGGCGCCTCGGGGTATACCACAAATCGAAGTCACCTTTGATATTGATGCGAACGGTATAGTGCACGTTTCTGCGAAGGATAAAGCCTCCGGTAAGGAGCAAACTATCAAGATCCAGTCTTCTGGTGGGTTGAGTGACGAAGAAATACAGAAGATGGTCAAGGATGCCCAGGACAGAGCGGAAGAGGATGAGAAACGTAAGAAGCATGTGGAGCTCAAAAACAGTTCTGAGAGCTTGATTCACTCTGTGGAAAAGTCTCTTAAAGATTACGGTGATAAGGTGTCGGAATCTGACAAGTCTAGCATAGAAGGAGCAGTCAAGGATCTTAGAGAGTGTCTAGCAAGCGGTGATAGCGGCGTCGAAGGTATGCAGCAAAAATATGATGCTCTGATGAGTCTATCCATGAAGCTGGGTGAAGCCGCATATGCTAATAAAGCTAGTGAAGGGGGAGCTTCTACTGAGGGTAGCGGAGCTGCTGACTCAGGCAATCCGGAAGAGCGTGTTGTGGACTCCGAGTATCAAGAGATCAACAAGGATGAAGGGAAGAAAGATACTTAG
- the era gene encoding GTPase Era, with translation MEAEGTKCSLVAVVGMTNAGKSTLINRLVGFKASIVTNKVHTTRVRMNAVLNSDSVQLIFTDTPGIFSPKTRLEKFIVKNAWMSIKGADVVALVVDSSHGLCSHIYKIVSRIKHSKLPSVAIINKTDLLKDDDVSAMEGELRSLHGFDKIFHVSSLYGQGVQDLVDHLVETACDSPWLYPEECRTDASLEFFAAEITREKLFMALRQELPYSLSVVTEQVVDKGKSMIIKQVIYVIKESQKAIVVGKDAALVKSVCTEAREELKQILDKKVHLYLFVKVRKLWQDHLEECVGCA, from the coding sequence ATGGAAGCTGAGGGGACTAAGTGCTCTCTGGTGGCGGTTGTTGGAATGACTAATGCTGGCAAGTCCACTTTGATTAATAGGTTGGTTGGGTTTAAGGCTTCTATAGTTACCAATAAAGTGCATACTACCAGGGTACGGATGAACGCAGTGCTAAATAGCGACAGTGTGCAGTTGATTTTTACTGACACCCCGGGGATTTTTTCTCCTAAGACCAGGCTTGAGAAGTTCATCGTAAAAAATGCTTGGATGTCGATAAAAGGTGCGGACGTTGTGGCGTTGGTTGTGGACTCTAGTCATGGTTTGTGCAGTCATATTTATAAGATTGTTAGTAGGATAAAACACTCTAAGCTGCCTTCTGTGGCTATTATTAACAAAACTGACCTTTTAAAAGATGATGATGTGAGCGCCATGGAAGGTGAGCTTAGGTCTTTACATGGGTTTGATAAAATTTTTCATGTATCGTCCCTATATGGCCAAGGAGTGCAGGATCTAGTTGATCACTTAGTGGAGACTGCGTGCGATAGCCCCTGGCTTTATCCAGAAGAATGTAGAACTGATGCTTCGCTGGAATTTTTTGCTGCCGAGATCACTCGTGAGAAGCTGTTTATGGCGCTGCGTCAAGAGCTACCGTATTCGCTGTCCGTAGTTACTGAGCAAGTTGTTGACAAGGGCAAGAGTATGATCATAAAGCAAGTTATCTACGTGATAAAAGAAAGCCAAAAGGCCATTGTTGTTGGGAAAGACGCGGCTCTTGTTAAGAGTGTTTGTACAGAGGCAAGGGAAGAGCTGAAGCAGATTCTTGATAAAAAGGTGCATCTGTATTTATTTGTAAAGGTGAGAAAGTTGTGGCAAGACCACCTGGAAGAATGTGTGGGATGTGCGTAA
- a CDS encoding 3'-5' exonuclease translates to MLDSLLVFDIETIPDTDSCNNLLGKEIGADDDVAAKREAMVNYHLEITNGQNPFLRQPFHRVVAISFLRADIKREGSHESFILREVRSGSSGLTSEKELIKGFFGYVAAVKPRIVTFNGRTFDFPVLKYRAMVHGVQAEYLYRSGDKWSNYFQRYSVDWHCDLLDYLSDFGTSARVKMHEVCSVLGFPGKTGTDGSDVMGLYDKGELDSIRDYCETDVINTYLIYLRLMQHQGRLTTNNYNSCIEGVLEYLKASGKEHFADFVTDWGVANKGQFYLVP, encoded by the coding sequence ATGCTGGATTCCTTGTTGGTATTCGACATAGAGACAATACCGGATACCGATAGCTGTAATAATTTGTTGGGTAAGGAAATTGGGGCCGATGACGATGTTGCAGCCAAGCGGGAAGCAATGGTCAACTACCACCTAGAAATTACCAATGGGCAGAATCCTTTTTTAAGACAACCTTTCCACCGGGTGGTGGCAATTAGCTTTTTGCGGGCAGATATAAAGAGAGAAGGGAGCCATGAGAGTTTTATTTTGCGTGAAGTCCGTTCTGGAAGCAGTGGTTTAACTTCGGAAAAGGAGCTAATCAAGGGTTTTTTTGGTTACGTTGCCGCTGTGAAGCCTCGTATTGTTACCTTTAATGGGCGAACTTTTGACTTTCCGGTGCTGAAGTACAGGGCGATGGTTCATGGGGTGCAAGCTGAGTACTTATATAGGTCTGGGGACAAGTGGAGTAACTATTTTCAGAGGTACAGTGTGGATTGGCATTGTGACCTGCTTGACTACCTCTCAGATTTTGGAACATCTGCGAGGGTAAAAATGCACGAGGTGTGCTCTGTCTTAGGGTTTCCTGGTAAGACTGGTACAGACGGATCAGATGTAATGGGATTATACGATAAGGGCGAATTAGATAGCATAAGGGATTACTGCGAAACCGATGTGATAAATACCTATTTGATTTATTTGAGACTAATGCAGCATCAGGGCAGACTTACTACTAATAACTATAACTCCTGTATAGAAGGGGTTTTAGAGTACTTGAAAGCAAGTGGCAAAGAACACTTTGCAGATTTTGTGACAGACTGGGGAGTGGCGAACAAGGGGCAGTTTTACCTGGTACCCTAG
- a CDS encoding TIGR02281 family clan AA aspartic protease — protein MKSAKYIVFWLGLTVSVALLYDVKQKIHQKVGATAASVLSPVYGVGASFRKSSDGHFYIHASINGENIRFLVDTGATDVVLSASDAHKIGAHMRAPQRSKTYHTANGAIEASYFVIPEVRIGNLVARNVGASISSSQMETSLLGMSFLQNFQFIMKKNELVLYQN, from the coding sequence ATGAAGTCAGCTAAGTATATCGTCTTTTGGCTTGGGCTCACCGTGAGCGTAGCCTTGCTGTATGATGTCAAACAGAAAATACACCAAAAAGTGGGGGCAACTGCTGCCAGCGTCTTATCGCCTGTTTATGGTGTGGGGGCGTCTTTTCGCAAGTCCAGCGATGGACACTTTTACATACATGCATCAATAAACGGAGAGAATATCAGATTTTTAGTAGATACAGGGGCTACAGACGTCGTTCTTTCTGCAAGTGATGCCCATAAGATAGGAGCCCACATGCGCGCTCCTCAAAGATCTAAAACTTACCACACGGCGAACGGGGCTATAGAGGCTTCTTACTTTGTTATCCCTGAAGTTAGAATAGGGAATTTGGTCGCAAGGAACGTAGGTGCGAGTATCAGTTCTTCCCAGATGGAGACTTCGTTATTGGGAATGAGCTTCCTACAAAACTTTCAGTTTATAATGAAAAAGAATGAGCTGGTTTTATACCAAAATTAG